From one Halothece sp. PCC 7418 genomic stretch:
- a CDS encoding type II toxin-antitoxin system HicB family antitoxin translates to MNHRYSILIQWSNEDQKYIVSLPEFGSYAHTHGNSYEEALKNGQEVLDLLIEDYQARNKPLPKPSHLKVTVEGYSDPKSFVTS, encoded by the coding sequence ATGAATCATCGATACAGTATTTTAATTCAATGGTCAAACGAGGATCAAAAATATATCGTTAGTTTACCTGAATTTGGTTCTTATGCTCATACTCACGGGAATAGTTATGAGGAAGCCTTAAAAAATGGTCAAGAGGTTTTAGATTTGTTGATTGAAGACTATCAAGCTAGAAATAAGCCTTTACCTAAACCAAGTCATTTAAAAGTAACTGTTGAAGGCTATAGCGATCCTAAATCATTTGTAACAAGTTGA
- a CDS encoding DUF433 domain-containing protein: MTKEYIEKRDGAYFIKGSRVSLDSIVYSFLEGVSPESIVQSFPVLTLEEVYGAITYYLANQTEIDDYLREGELLYEKLREASLKDNQSILEKVRKARQVTR, encoded by the coding sequence ATGACTAAGGAATACATTGAAAAGCGAGATGGTGCTTATTTTATTAAAGGAAGTCGGGTGTCTTTAGATTCGATTGTTTATTCTTTTTTAGAGGGCGTTTCCCCTGAAAGTATTGTCCAATCTTTTCCCGTCTTGACGCTTGAAGAGGTTTATGGTGCAATTACTTATTATTTGGCGAATCAAACTGAAATAGATGATTATTTAAGGGAAGGTGAGTTACTTTATGAAAAACTAAGAGAGGCGAGTCTCAAGGATAATCAATCAATTCTTGAAAAAGTTCGTAAAGCTCGTCAGGTTACAAGATGA
- a CDS encoding restriction endonuclease subunit S encodes MHYLPQGWIICKLNEIIELFGGFAFKSKDYTDSGVPVLRMGNITKDFKLNWNKPKQPYIPIHRLSEFEKYKLEGGEIVICLTDLSETGAYLGTVAIVEGQTPALLNQRVSKIIFNETLINKKYLYFALCNPSFRHYMVSDDTGSLQKNTNHNYILEYKFQLAPLNEQKRIVAKLEKLLGKVNDCQERLEKIPTLLKRFRQSVLAAACSGRLTADWREKNPNVEPAEELLNQLETPYPKPHFNVFEQSCNYDIPNSWKFIPLGKLGTLTGGGTPAKSKAEYWEGHIPWISAKDMKFDRIRDSINHISEDAIKNSSTKKIPKGSILFVVRGMILAHTFPVAITDDVVTVNQDIKALIPEKIELNEYLFISIKLIAQNILFATKEATHGTRRVETGVLQNWAIPLPPLEEQKEIVKRVKALFKKCDLIEQRYQQAKAYTDKLTQSILAKAFRGELVPQDPNDEPASVLLEKIKAEKAEQEKKPKRKTTKKRSQK; translated from the coding sequence ATGCACTATTTACCTCAAGGTTGGATTATTTGTAAGTTAAACGAAATCATTGAGCTTTTTGGAGGATTTGCCTTTAAAAGTAAGGATTACACTGATTCTGGAGTTCCTGTTTTACGAATGGGAAATATTACCAAAGATTTTAAACTGAATTGGAATAAACCTAAACAGCCCTATATTCCTATTCATAGACTTTCAGAGTTTGAGAAATATAAGTTAGAAGGTGGAGAAATTGTTATTTGTCTAACAGACTTATCAGAAACAGGAGCATATCTAGGTACTGTAGCTATAGTTGAAGGTCAAACACCTGCTTTGTTAAATCAGCGAGTTTCTAAAATAATATTTAATGAAACATTAATCAATAAAAAATATCTATATTTTGCCTTATGTAATCCTTCATTTAGACATTATATGGTGTCTGATGATACTGGCTCTCTTCAGAAAAATACTAATCATAACTACATTTTAGAATATAAATTTCAACTTGCTCCCTTAAATGAACAAAAAAGAATTGTTGCTAAACTAGAGAAACTTCTTGGTAAAGTTAATGACTGTCAAGAGCGATTAGAGAAAATCCCCACTCTCCTTAAACGATTCCGTCAATCGGTTTTAGCTGCTGCTTGTTCGGGGCGCTTAACGGCTGATTGGCGTGAGAAAAACCCCAACGTTGAACCTGCTGAAGAGTTATTAAATCAACTTGAAACACCATATCCAAAGCCTCACTTTAATGTCTTTGAACAAAGTTGTAATTATGATATCCCTAACTCATGGAAATTTATTCCACTAGGAAAACTAGGAACTCTAACAGGTGGGGGAACTCCCGCAAAGTCTAAAGCTGAGTATTGGGAAGGTCATATTCCTTGGATTAGTGCTAAGGATATGAAATTTGATAGAATCCGTGATTCAATTAATCATATTAGCGAAGATGCTATCAAAAATTCATCTACTAAAAAAATTCCTAAAGGGTCTATATTATTTGTTGTCAGAGGTATGATTCTAGCTCATACTTTTCCCGTTGCAATTACCGATGATGTCGTAACTGTTAACCAAGATATTAAAGCTCTAATTCCTGAAAAAATAGAACTGAATGAATATTTATTTATTTCTATAAAACTTATTGCTCAAAATATATTATTTGCCACCAAAGAAGCCACTCACGGAACTCGCAGAGTTGAAACAGGAGTTTTACAAAACTGGGCGATTCCATTACCTCCACTAGAAGAACAAAAAGAGATAGTCAAGAGAGTAAAAGCCTTATTCAAAAAATGCGACCTCATTGAACAACGCTACCAACAAGCCAAAGCCTACACCGATAAACTCACCCAATCCATCTTAGCCAAAGCCTTCCGAGGCGAATTAGTCCCCCAAGACCCCAACGATGAACCCGCATCAGTCCTATTAGAAAAAATCAAAGCCGAAAAAGCAGAACAAGAGAAGAAACCCAAACGGAAAACAACAAAAAAACGGAGTCAAAAATAA
- a CDS encoding ISAs1 family transposase gives MSSLISFLKQVKDWRDSSGKRYPLWWILLIVILGLMVGCLSYRDLSAFAKNHHDYLLRLAKNTHLKVPSYSTIRRIMMGIENDNLIPIFNQWATQLSSKEEIPDWIAIDGKSIKSTLTDTYGNKQNFASIVSWFSQENGLVLALEKLENKKTSEIHCVREMVDNTPLFNKILTLDAVHCQKETIRTINRSHNDYVIAVKKNQPKLYNSLEEIAHNQIPFQENICTDTSHGRQITRQVSVFEVPEKVPKIWQGSQYFIKVERKGYRKDKPYHQIVYYLSSCDQTAKKFSEKIQGHWGIENQLHWVKDVIFAEDTSPIHHLQSAVNFSVLKTICLNLFRLLGFLSITEGRRWLGQRLWLLPILIE, from the coding sequence CGGGATTCCAGTGGAAAAAGATATCCCCTATGGTGGATACTCCTAATTGTTATTTTAGGGCTAATGGTAGGTTGTTTAAGTTATAGAGACCTATCTGCTTTTGCTAAGAATCATCATGACTATCTTCTTCGCCTTGCCAAAAATACTCACCTTAAAGTTCCATCCTACTCCACCATTAGAAGAATCATGATGGGAATAGAAAATGATAATTTAATTCCAATTTTTAATCAATGGGCAACTCAATTATCTTCAAAAGAAGAAATTCCAGATTGGATCGCGATCGATGGCAAAAGTATTAAATCAACTTTAACTGATACCTACGGAAATAAACAGAATTTTGCTTCAATTGTCTCTTGGTTTTCTCAAGAAAATGGATTGGTTTTAGCCTTGGAAAAATTGGAGAATAAAAAGACTTCAGAAATTCACTGTGTTCGAGAAATGGTGGATAATACACCTTTATTCAATAAGATTTTGACTCTAGATGCTGTCCACTGTCAAAAAGAAACAATTAGAACGATTAATCGCTCTCATAATGATTATGTAATTGCGGTTAAGAAAAATCAACCTAAGTTGTACAACAGTTTAGAAGAAATTGCTCACAATCAGATTCCTTTTCAAGAGAATATCTGCACCGACACGAGTCATGGACGACAAATTACTCGCCAAGTCTCTGTTTTTGAAGTTCCAGAAAAAGTTCCTAAGATTTGGCAAGGAAGTCAGTATTTTATTAAAGTAGAAAGGAAAGGTTATCGAAAAGACAAGCCTTATCATCAAATCGTTTATTATTTAAGTAGTTGTGATCAAACAGCTAAAAAATTTAGTGAAAAAATTCAGGGACATTGGGGAATTGAAAACCAACTACATTGGGTCAAAGATGTTATTTTTGCTGAAGATACTTCCCCAATACACCATCTTCAGTCAGCAGTCAACTTTTCAGTTTTAAAGACCATTTGTCTCAATCTTTTTAGATTATTAGGCTTTTTATCAATTACCGAAGGGCGAAGATGGCTTGGACAGAGGCTTTGGCTACTCCCCATTTTGATAGAATGA